Proteins from a single region of Flavobacterium sp. YJ01:
- a CDS encoding T9SS type A sorting domain-containing protein yields MAKNYFYITFLLAFFFTVSASAQDSKQLPKPQETTSIEGLSLYPNPVTNGKVYISTKNDLEKEIIVFDILGKKVLQAHLASRELSVSELPPGVYIIKISELNASATRKLIIR; encoded by the coding sequence ATGGCAAAAAACTACTTTTATATTACTTTCTTATTGGCTTTTTTCTTTACTGTTAGCGCTTCAGCGCAGGACAGCAAGCAATTACCAAAACCTCAAGAAACAACTTCTATTGAGGGACTTAGCTTGTATCCTAATCCAGTTACTAATGGAAAAGTCTACATCTCAACTAAAAACGATTTAGAGAAAGAAATTATTGTGTTTGATATTTTAGGAAAAAAAGTACTCCAAGCACATTTAGCTTCTAGAGAGTTAAGTGTTTCTGAACTTCCGCCTGGAGTGTACATCATTAAAATTAGCGAATTGAATGCATCGGCAACCCGAAAACTCATTATAAGATAA
- the tyrS gene encoding tyrosine--tRNA ligase produces MKNLVEELKWRGLYHDSMPGTEEQLLKEATTAYIGFDPTADSLHIGSMVQIILLVHLKNFGHRPIALVGGATGMIGDPSGKSDERNLLDEEALAKNVAGIKSVLSRFLDFNSNEANAPVMVNNYDWMKEFSFIDFAREVGKRITVNYMMAKDSVKKRFSGEGEGMSFTEFTYQLIQGYDFYHLYKNNNCILQMGGSDQWGNITTGTELVRRMGGENAKAYALTTPLITKADGSKFGKSEGGNVWLDADKTSVYKFYQFWVNTTDVDAEKYIKIFTFLDKDTIDALIEEHKTAPHLRVLQKKLAEEITVFVHNREELEKAIQASNILFGNSTAEDLKKLDETTFLEVFDGVPQAEIEKADLENGLEIITVLNEKTGFFKSNGEARRALTANSISVNREKIKEDFVLTANDLINNQFVLLQSGKKNYFVIRVV; encoded by the coding sequence ATGAAGAATCTAGTTGAAGAATTAAAATGGCGCGGGTTATATCATGATAGTATGCCTGGAACGGAAGAACAATTACTAAAAGAAGCTACCACTGCGTATATCGGTTTTGATCCAACGGCAGATTCACTGCATATCGGAAGTATGGTTCAGATTATTTTATTGGTTCATTTAAAGAATTTTGGTCACAGACCAATTGCTTTAGTTGGTGGAGCAACAGGAATGATCGGAGATCCTTCTGGTAAATCTGATGAAAGAAACTTGCTTGATGAAGAAGCTTTGGCTAAAAACGTTGCAGGAATAAAAAGTGTTCTGTCTCGTTTCTTAGATTTTAATTCAAACGAAGCAAACGCACCTGTAATGGTGAATAACTACGATTGGATGAAAGAATTCTCTTTTATAGATTTTGCACGTGAAGTTGGAAAAAGAATCACCGTAAATTATATGATGGCTAAAGATTCTGTAAAAAAGAGATTTAGCGGAGAAGGTGAAGGAATGTCTTTTACAGAGTTTACCTACCAATTAATTCAAGGTTACGATTTTTATCACTTATATAAAAACAACAATTGCATTTTGCAAATGGGAGGTTCTGACCAATGGGGTAATATTACCACAGGAACAGAATTAGTACGCAGAATGGGTGGAGAAAATGCAAAAGCATACGCTTTAACAACGCCTTTAATTACAAAAGCAGACGGATCTAAATTTGGAAAATCTGAAGGAGGAAACGTTTGGTTAGATGCTGATAAAACTTCAGTTTACAAATTCTACCAATTTTGGGTAAATACAACAGATGTTGACGCTGAGAAATACATTAAAATCTTTACTTTCTTAGATAAAGATACAATTGATGCTTTAATCGAAGAGCACAAAACGGCTCCGCATTTAAGAGTTTTACAAAAGAAATTAGCCGAAGAAATTACGGTTTTTGTTCACAATCGTGAAGAATTAGAAAAAGCAATTCAGGCTTCTAATATTTTGTTTGGAAACTCAACGGCAGAAGATTTGAAAAAATTGGATGAAACAACTTTCTTAGAAGTTTTTGACGGAGTTCCGCAAGCTGAAATCGAGAAAGCAGATTTAGAAAACGGATTGGAAATTATTACTGTTTTAAACGAAAAAACGGGTTTCTTTAAATCTAATGGAGAGGCGAGAAGAGCTTTAACTGCAAATTCAATTTCTGTAAATAGAGAAAAAATAAAAGAAGATTTTGTTTTAACAGCAAATGATTTAATTAACAATCAGTTTGTTTTATTACAAAGTGGTAAGAAGAATTACTTTGTAATTAGAGTGGTGTAA
- a CDS encoding TonB-dependent receptor yields the protein MKFNLRFLFIALFICTISIAQNKGTISGVLTDKDMNNDPLPFANVLIKGTNINVNTDVDGKYSMNVNPGNYTLVFSFLGYESVEAPVAVKANETVVINQALSSGSYTLKDVVVQATAVSKQKETALLLEQKNAVDIKQTIGAQELSRKGVSDVAAAVAKTSGVSKQEGSNSVYVRGLGDRYNSTSMNGLPIPSNDPQRKNIALDLFSTDIVEYISIDKSYGAKMYGDFAGGNVDIVSKDYRGKGMFEISLGSKVNTNAVSNSSDFLLQQGPNKSGFVSYGVPNNPLNSFSFENSLNPKKESPFGGNFNLKAGKTFNIGEEGKLSLFATAGFGNGYEYREGLTQSVNAQGASLKSFQQEKFTYNTNTTGMFNANYRLNKNHKIGYNFLFVNSSEQTRDTYFGSDRDFDNSDASLQVQRGTFTQNTVIINQLLGNDKITDKINLDWGVSYNTVKGDMPDRTQNKMFYNPTTDRYTLAQRTTTDNQRYFQDLTENEAAANLALSYKLGDKDGEPKGKITVGYNGRFKKRDFEAIQFNFNISQAGQNTSVNPNNLDAFFNQENYQNGLFSTAAFAGMAPQTYDGKQDIHAGFGNFEYKFTDKLSTVIGLRYERISQTVNWRTQLDAGGGTNTFERNEFLPSAILKYELNEKQNLRFALSKTYTLPQFKERALFIYEDVMESVIGNPSLYPSQNYNLDLKWEMFPKSDELFSVTAFGKYIMDPINQIIIASSTNDISFVNIGDTGYAYGIELEARKNIFEIEGEYTNKLSFGFNASLMKTHQDIDADKVRNETDGRLNINTTDSSSGFTGASDLILNADLSYAKNFTTDSGITATLAYNHYSDKLYAIGNEGKGNLVDKAMGSLDLILKTKLTKSFGIDFGARNLLNPEFKRVQENAGGDVLVFNYKKGLTFGLGMNYQF from the coding sequence ATGAAATTCAATTTAAGATTTCTATTTATTGCATTATTTATCTGTACGATTTCGATCGCGCAAAACAAAGGTACAATTTCTGGAGTTCTAACTGACAAAGACATGAACAACGATCCGTTACCTTTTGCTAATGTACTTATTAAAGGTACGAATATTAATGTAAATACCGACGTTGATGGAAAATATTCCATGAATGTAAATCCCGGGAATTATACTTTAGTTTTTAGTTTCCTTGGATACGAATCTGTAGAAGCTCCAGTTGCCGTAAAAGCAAACGAAACTGTAGTGATCAATCAAGCACTTTCTTCTGGAAGTTATACGCTAAAAGATGTAGTTGTACAAGCAACTGCCGTTAGCAAACAAAAAGAAACTGCTTTACTTTTAGAACAAAAAAACGCGGTAGATATTAAGCAAACTATCGGCGCACAAGAACTTTCTAGAAAAGGAGTTAGTGATGTAGCTGCAGCTGTAGCAAAAACATCTGGTGTTTCTAAACAAGAAGGAAGCAACAGTGTCTATGTAAGAGGTTTGGGTGACCGTTACAACTCTACTTCGATGAACGGATTGCCAATTCCATCAAATGATCCTCAGAGAAAGAATATTGCACTTGATCTTTTTTCAACTGATATTGTTGAATATATTTCAATTGACAAATCTTACGGTGCAAAAATGTACGGAGATTTTGCTGGAGGAAATGTGGATATCGTATCTAAAGATTACCGCGGAAAAGGAATGTTTGAAATCTCATTAGGATCAAAAGTTAACACTAATGCAGTATCAAACTCTAGCGACTTTTTATTACAGCAAGGACCAAACAAATCTGGTTTTGTTTCTTATGGAGTTCCAAACAATCCTCTAAACAGTTTTAGTTTTGAAAACAGCTTAAATCCTAAAAAAGAATCTCCATTTGGCGGAAACTTTAACTTAAAAGCTGGTAAAACTTTCAATATTGGTGAAGAAGGAAAATTAAGCCTTTTTGCTACTGCAGGATTTGGAAACGGTTACGAATATAGAGAAGGACTTACTCAAAGTGTAAATGCTCAAGGTGCTTCATTAAAATCTTTCCAACAAGAAAAATTCACTTACAACACCAATACTACTGGAATGTTCAACGCAAACTACCGTTTGAACAAAAACCACAAAATTGGGTATAACTTCTTGTTTGTTAACTCTTCTGAGCAAACTAGAGACACATATTTTGGAAGTGATCGTGATTTTGACAACTCTGATGCAAGCCTTCAGGTTCAAAGAGGTACGTTTACACAAAATACTGTTATAATCAATCAGCTTTTAGGAAATGATAAAATAACAGATAAAATCAACTTGGATTGGGGAGTTTCATACAATACTGTAAAAGGTGATATGCCAGACAGAACTCAAAACAAAATGTTCTACAATCCAACAACTGACAGATACACACTTGCTCAAAGAACCACTACTGATAATCAGAGATATTTTCAAGATCTTACAGAGAATGAAGCAGCGGCTAATCTTGCATTATCTTACAAATTAGGAGATAAAGACGGTGAGCCAAAAGGAAAAATTACTGTAGGTTATAACGGTAGATTTAAAAAACGTGATTTTGAAGCTATTCAATTCAACTTCAACATTAGCCAAGCTGGTCAGAACACAAGCGTTAATCCAAATAATTTAGACGCCTTTTTTAACCAAGAAAATTATCAAAATGGTTTATTCTCAACTGCTGCTTTTGCAGGAATGGCTCCTCAAACTTATGATGGAAAACAAGATATACATGCAGGTTTTGGTAATTTCGAATACAAATTCACAGATAAATTAAGCACTGTTATTGGTTTGAGATACGAAAGAATCTCTCAAACAGTTAACTGGAGAACACAGCTTGATGCTGGTGGAGGAACAAATACTTTTGAAAGAAATGAATTTTTACCAAGTGCTATCTTAAAGTATGAATTAAACGAAAAACAAAATCTTCGTTTTGCACTTAGTAAAACTTACACATTACCACAGTTTAAAGAACGTGCTTTGTTTATTTATGAAGATGTAATGGAATCTGTAATTGGTAACCCAAGTTTATATCCTTCACAAAACTACAATTTGGATTTAAAATGGGAAATGTTCCCGAAAAGCGATGAGTTATTCTCTGTTACTGCTTTTGGAAAATATATCATGGATCCAATCAACCAAATCATTATTGCTTCTTCTACAAATGATATTTCTTTTGTTAATATCGGAGATACAGGTTATGCTTATGGAATTGAGTTAGAGGCAAGAAAAAACATCTTTGAAATTGAAGGAGAATATACTAATAAACTTTCTTTTGGATTTAATGCTTCTTTAATGAAAACACATCAAGATATTGATGCTGATAAAGTTAGAAATGAAACAGACGGAAGATTGAACATCAACACTACAGATAGCAGTTCAGGATTTACAGGAGCTTCAGATTTGATTTTAAATGCTGATTTATCTTATGCTAAAAACTTCACAACCGATTCTGGAATTACTGCAACACTTGCTTACAACCATTATTCGGATAAGCTTTACGCAATTGGAAACGAAGGAAAAGGAAATTTAGTTGATAAAGCAATGGGATCTTTAGATCTTATTTTGAAAACAAAATTGACTAAAAGCTTTGGAATTGATTTTGGAGCAAGAAACTTATTGAATCCAGAATTTAAAAGAGTTCAAGAAAATGCAGGTGGAGATGTACTAGTATTCAACTACAAAAAAGGGTTAACATTTGGATTAGGAATGAACTACCAATTCTAA
- a CDS encoding porin — MIKRKLLAVLLLLTCATYAQETNKQELNKQDVKNEVMRILDSINKAKLPETKSGGGVEEHWYDRISLRGYAQVRYNGLLSTNDKVSCEQCDKSWGTTSTAPDAKANNGLFIRRARLVFSGQVHPNVFFYFQPDFASSPSTGVQNFVQIRDLYFDLSFDKKREYRVRIGQSKIPYGFENMQSSSQRLTLDRADAINSSILNERDLGAIFYWAPAEIRERFAMLVKDGYKGSGDFGVFAFGVYNGQIANKLDGNRDLNVVTRVSYPFVIGNQIIEPGIQAYTGKWAFTGEISSGVIVNDPQYVKDQRVGATFVLYPKPFGIQTEYNIGKGPRYNTLTNTVDETDLNGGYVLLNYKWDLKKQIIYPFAKFQYYDGGKKYEKDARSYVVRDYEIGVEWQPIKAFELTAEYVIADRTFEDSALPINRQQGNVLRLQAQFNF, encoded by the coding sequence ATGATAAAAAGAAAACTATTAGCTGTTTTATTACTGCTAACATGTGCAACTTATGCACAAGAAACAAATAAACAAGAACTGAATAAGCAGGATGTAAAAAACGAAGTAATGCGTATTTTAGATTCTATAAACAAAGCAAAGCTTCCAGAAACTAAATCTGGAGGTGGAGTTGAAGAACATTGGTATGACAGAATCTCATTAAGAGGTTATGCACAGGTTCGATACAACGGCTTGCTGTCTACAAATGATAAAGTTTCTTGCGAACAGTGCGATAAATCTTGGGGAACAACTTCGACAGCTCCAGATGCAAAAGCAAACAATGGACTTTTTATTCGTCGTGCACGTTTAGTGTTTTCTGGACAAGTTCATCCAAATGTATTTTTCTATTTTCAACCAGATTTTGCAAGTTCGCCAAGTACAGGAGTTCAGAATTTTGTGCAGATACGAGACTTGTATTTTGACCTTTCTTTCGATAAAAAAAGAGAATATCGTGTTCGTATCGGACAAAGTAAAATTCCTTACGGATTCGAAAATATGCAGTCGAGTTCACAACGTTTAACTTTAGATCGTGCCGATGCAATTAACAGTTCGATCTTAAACGAGCGTGATTTAGGAGCAATTTTTTATTGGGCTCCAGCCGAAATAAGAGAGCGTTTTGCAATGTTGGTAAAAGATGGTTACAAAGGTTCTGGAGATTTTGGAGTTTTTGCTTTTGGAGTTTACAACGGGCAAATTGCAAATAAACTTGACGGAAATAGAGATTTAAATGTAGTTACAAGAGTGAGTTATCCATTTGTAATTGGAAACCAGATTATAGAGCCTGGAATTCAGGCTTATACGGGGAAATGGGCTTTTACTGGAGAAATTTCGTCAGGAGTTATTGTAAATGATCCGCAATATGTAAAAGACCAAAGAGTAGGCGCAACTTTTGTTTTGTATCCAAAACCATTCGGGATTCAGACAGAGTATAATATAGGAAAAGGACCTCGTTACAATACACTTACCAATACAGTTGACGAAACAGATTTAAATGGAGGTTACGTTTTATTAAACTATAAATGGGATCTTAAAAAACAAATTATTTATCCATTCGCTAAATTTCAATATTACGACGGAGGGAAAAAATATGAGAAAGATGCTAGAAGTTATGTAGTAAGAGATTACGAAATTGGTGTAGAATGGCAGCCAATAAAAGCTTTTGAGTTAACAGCAGAATATGTAATTGCAGACAGAACATTTGAAGACAGTGCACTTCCGATAAACAGACAGCAAGGAAATGTATTGAGATTACAAGCTCAGTTTAATTTCTAA
- a CDS encoding acyl transferase: MITASDIFTISSQKQFEKIALKVFRFQLENNKVYRDFCDFLKVNPQQVKSLQQIPFLPIQFFKSHDVVSNSDPAQVTFTSSGTTGMITSRHLVTDVTLYEESYRKGFSQFYGNIEDYVVLALLPSYLEREGSSLIYMVEDLIKLSNQPESGFYLHNHDDLIKKLLELDEAGQNVILIGVTYALLDLIEKHQFDLQNTIIMETGGMKGKRKEMIREELHEQLCKGFGVSSIHSEYGMTELLAQAYSLGEGIFECPSWMNILIRDPEDALTYVESGKTGGINVIDLANINSCSFIATQDLGKKYPNNSFEVLGRFDNSDIRGCNLMVL; the protein is encoded by the coding sequence TTGATCACAGCCAGCGATATCTTTACCATTTCTAGTCAGAAGCAATTTGAAAAAATAGCACTAAAAGTGTTTCGTTTTCAGCTCGAGAATAACAAAGTATATCGTGATTTTTGTGATTTTTTAAAAGTGAATCCACAACAGGTAAAATCTTTGCAGCAAATTCCTTTTTTACCTATTCAGTTTTTTAAAAGCCATGATGTCGTTTCTAATTCGGATCCCGCACAAGTAACTTTTACGAGTAGCGGAACTACTGGAATGATTACAAGTCGACATTTGGTAACAGATGTTACGCTTTACGAAGAAAGCTATAGAAAAGGATTTTCGCAATTTTATGGAAACATTGAAGATTACGTTGTTTTAGCCCTATTGCCGTCATATTTAGAACGCGAAGGCTCTTCGTTAATTTACATGGTCGAAGATTTAATAAAGCTCTCTAATCAACCGGAAAGCGGTTTTTATTTGCACAATCACGATGATTTAATCAAAAAGCTTCTTGAATTAGATGAAGCTGGCCAAAACGTAATTTTAATTGGAGTTACTTATGCTCTATTAGATTTAATCGAAAAACATCAATTCGACCTTCAAAACACCATTATTATGGAAACTGGAGGAATGAAAGGAAAACGCAAAGAAATGATTCGCGAAGAATTGCATGAACAGCTTTGCAAAGGTTTTGGTGTCTCTTCTATTCATTCAGAATACGGAATGACCGAACTTTTAGCACAAGCTTATTCTTTAGGAGAAGGCATTTTTGAATGTCCTTCTTGGATGAATATCTTGATTCGCGATCCAGAAGATGCCCTGACCTACGTTGAAAGTGGAAAAACTGGCGGAATCAACGTTATTGATTTAGCCAATATCAATTCATGTTCTTTTATCGCCACTCAAGATTTAGGCAAAAAATATCCAAACAACTCTTTCGAGGTATTGGGACGTTTTGATAATTCTGATATTCGTGGTTGTAACCTTATGGTTCTTTAA
- a CDS encoding NAD-dependent epimerase/dehydratase family protein, with product MVLVTGGTGLVGSHLLLHLIENGENVRAIYRTQKNIQKTKSVFDFYKKADLFEKINWLEADILDVPSLENAFIEITEVYHCAALISFNPKDEEKLRKTNIEGTANMVNFSIAKEVKKFCFISSIAALGDIASHETHITEETDWNPEKPHSDYAISKYGAEMEVWRGQQEGLNVIIVNPGVILGPIKMMSVFEQGSSEIYKKVANGLSFYTLGNTGFISIDDVVKTTFQLMKSDIKNERFTLISDNIVFKDILNTVADALKVKRPHIHAKPFFMNLLWVSDFLFSSLFFRKRSITKATAKASYSTNLYSNEKIKTALGTVFTDIHYYIKESSKA from the coding sequence ATGGTATTAGTAACTGGCGGAACAGGTTTAGTAGGCTCACATTTATTACTTCATTTAATAGAAAATGGAGAAAATGTTCGGGCTATTTACAGAACCCAAAAGAATATTCAGAAAACAAAATCGGTTTTTGATTTTTATAAAAAAGCTGATCTATTCGAAAAAATTAATTGGCTTGAAGCCGATATTCTAGACGTTCCTTCATTAGAAAATGCTTTTATCGAAATAACAGAAGTTTATCATTGTGCCGCTTTAATTTCGTTTAATCCAAAAGACGAAGAAAAGCTTAGAAAAACTAATATCGAAGGCACAGCAAACATGGTTAATTTTTCGATTGCCAAAGAAGTTAAAAAATTCTGTTTTATAAGTTCCATTGCCGCTTTAGGCGACATTGCTTCTCACGAAACGCACATTACAGAAGAAACAGATTGGAATCCAGAAAAACCGCACAGCGATTATGCCATTTCTAAATATGGAGCAGAAATGGAAGTTTGGCGCGGACAACAAGAAGGATTAAATGTTATTATTGTAAATCCTGGAGTTATTTTAGGACCGATAAAAATGATGTCTGTTTTTGAACAAGGAAGCAGTGAAATTTATAAAAAAGTAGCAAACGGACTTTCATTTTACACGCTGGGAAACACAGGTTTTATTTCTATTGATGATGTTGTAAAAACAACTTTCCAATTAATGAAAAGTGATATTAAAAACGAACGTTTTACGCTTATTTCAGACAATATTGTTTTTAAAGATATTCTGAATACCGTTGCAGATGCTTTAAAAGTCAAAAGACCGCACATTCATGCCAAACCATTTTTCATGAATTTGCTATGGGTTTCTGATTTCTTATTTTCAAGCTTATTTTTTAGAAAAAGAAGCATTACAAAAGCAACAGCCAAAGCTTCTTATTCTACCAATTTATATAGTAACGAAAAAATAAAAACCGCTCTAGGAACGGTTTTTACAGATATTCATTATTACATCAAAGAAAGTTCGAAAGCTTAA
- a CDS encoding DUF4296 domain-containing protein, with translation MKNFIVILLVLFLSVSCKKELVKQPAKLIEKEKMVDIMYDLAILEAIRYQKPMSLDSLESDPTKFILRKYKVDSLQFAQNNMYYASDYESYKEMFDDVNKRIAVNQRAADSLAKIDEKKAAKAKKNKIKEVSKDSFRKIAPKVNIDSLELAHRNRRR, from the coding sequence ATGAAGAATTTTATAGTAATACTATTGGTTTTATTTCTTTCTGTAAGTTGTAAAAAAGAGCTTGTAAAACAGCCAGCAAAACTTATTGAGAAAGAAAAAATGGTAGATATTATGTATGATTTGGCGATTTTGGAAGCAATAAGATATCAGAAACCAATGTCTTTAGATTCGTTAGAAAGCGATCCGACGAAATTTATCTTAAGAAAGTATAAAGTAGACAGCCTTCAATTTGCTCAAAACAACATGTATTATGCTTCTGATTATGAAAGTTATAAAGAAATGTTTGATGATGTCAACAAGAGAATTGCTGTAAATCAAAGAGCGGCAGATTCTCTGGCTAAAATAGATGAGAAAAAAGCAGCTAAGGCTAAGAAAAACAAAATAAAAGAAGTCTCTAAAGATTCGTTTAGAAAAATAGCACCAAAAGTCAATATTGATTCTTTAGAATTGGCGCATAGAAATCGAAGAAGATAA
- a CDS encoding ATP-binding protein: MKINFKKTYKFAIKSALYISLFATAFVLMLMSLFYKNQLKHQVAFGIIFIIVIYIFSFLVLQYRVERFIYRRVKKIYDEVSLLESTTLINQPINTDMETLSREVKKFATDKKLEIEMLEIREQYRREFLGNVSHELKTPLFTVQGYVSTLLDGAMDDKNIRKKYLKRAEKGVERLIYIVEDLDMITKLESGDLDLNMTDFDVVELIQNVFELLEMKADKKKIKLAFESKNVQSVMIRGDQDRIQQVLENLIVNSIKYGKEGGLTEVGVVNLTKKKVLIRISDNGEGVEKQNIPRLFERFYRVDKSGTRSEGGSGLGLAIVKHIIEAHKEKVYVESEFGIGSEFSFTLEKANKIVKTDVKKL, translated from the coding sequence ATGAAAATTAATTTTAAGAAAACATACAAATTTGCCATAAAATCGGCATTATATATAAGTCTATTTGCAACGGCATTTGTACTGATGCTGATGTCTTTATTTTATAAAAATCAATTAAAACATCAAGTAGCATTCGGAATAATCTTCATTATTGTTATCTATATATTTTCATTTTTAGTTTTACAATATCGCGTAGAGCGCTTTATTTATAGACGAGTAAAGAAAATTTACGATGAGGTTTCATTATTAGAATCGACAACCCTAATCAATCAGCCGATTAATACCGATATGGAAACGCTTTCGCGTGAAGTGAAAAAGTTTGCAACCGATAAAAAACTCGAAATCGAAATGCTCGAAATTCGTGAACAATATAGAAGGGAGTTTTTAGGAAACGTTTCGCACGAATTAAAAACACCATTATTTACTGTTCAAGGTTACGTTTCAACTTTGCTAGATGGTGCGATGGATGATAAAAATATCAGAAAAAAATATCTAAAACGTGCCGAAAAAGGAGTAGAACGTCTTATATATATTGTTGAAGATTTGGATATGATTACCAAATTAGAATCTGGTGATTTAGATTTGAATATGACCGATTTTGATGTGGTAGAATTGATTCAGAATGTTTTTGAATTGCTGGAAATGAAAGCTGATAAAAAGAAAATTAAATTGGCTTTTGAAAGTAAAAATGTCCAGTCGGTTATGATTAGAGGGGATCAGGACAGAATTCAGCAAGTTCTAGAAAACCTTATTGTAAACTCTATTAAATACGGAAAAGAAGGTGGTTTAACTGAAGTTGGCGTTGTAAATCTAACCAAGAAAAAAGTCTTAATCCGCATTAGTGATAATGGAGAAGGAGTTGAAAAACAAAATATTCCAAGACTTTTTGAACGTTTTTACCGAGTTGATAAAAGCGGAACTAGATCTGAAGGTGGTTCTGGTTTAGGATTGGCAATTGTAAAACACATTATTGAAGCTCATAAAGAGAAAGTTTATGTAGAAAGTGAATTCGGAATTGGCTCTGAATTCTCTTTTACACTCGAAAAAGCAAATAAAATAGTAAAAACGGACGTTAAAAAATTGTAA
- a CDS encoding response regulator transcription factor has product MKKTQTKILLVDDEPDILEIVGYNLAQEGYQIVTASNGKDAIAKAQKELPELIIMDVMMAEMDGMEACEHIRKIPELNNVIITFLTARSEDYSQVAGFDAGADDYITKPIKPKLLVSKVKALLRRLKEQEVVSDTLNVGGIEINREEYKIIKGNVEIALPRKEFELFYLLASKPGKVFKRDEILDKVWGNEVVVGGRTIDVHIRKLREKIGEDLFKTIKGVGYKFEV; this is encoded by the coding sequence ATGAAAAAAACACAAACTAAGATTTTATTAGTTGACGACGAACCAGATATCTTAGAAATCGTTGGCTATAACCTTGCTCAGGAAGGCTACCAGATTGTTACGGCATCTAATGGAAAAGATGCAATAGCAAAAGCGCAGAAAGAGTTGCCAGAATTGATCATTATGGACGTGATGATGGCAGAAATGGACGGAATGGAGGCTTGCGAGCATATTAGAAAAATTCCTGAATTAAATAATGTTATCATAACTTTCCTTACAGCAAGAAGTGAAGATTATTCGCAAGTTGCTGGTTTTGATGCCGGTGCTGACGACTATATTACTAAGCCAATTAAACCAAAATTATTGGTGTCTAAAGTAAAGGCGCTGTTAAGAAGGTTAAAAGAACAAGAAGTAGTTAGTGATACTTTGAATGTTGGCGGAATAGAGATTAACCGCGAAGAATACAAAATCATAAAAGGTAATGTAGAAATTGCTTTACCGAGAAAAGAATTCGAATTGTTTTATCTATTGGCTTCTAAACCAGGAAAAGTTTTCAAAAGAGACGAAATCTTGGATAAAGTTTGGGGTAATGAAGTTGTAGTTGGAGGAAGAACAATCGACGTTCACATCAGAAAACTGCGCGAAAAAATCGGAGAAGATCTTTTTAAAACTATAAAAGGTGTAGGCTATAAATTTGAAGTTTAG